In Vespa velutina chromosome 1, iVesVel2.1, whole genome shotgun sequence, the following proteins share a genomic window:
- the LOC124954736 gene encoding uncharacterized protein LOC124954736 isoform X4, with amino-acid sequence MLVPPVAQGGTGDRPVGDAGGRAQQSSGPAGTATLWPLAPAQPNQVPNQQSQGIPPLAATPAPAHNQGVSRYGLYSLFPGGGGGSYVAATPATPGPPTPARAYHATTHKERTVSESVFSAAVGVGVGGYTWGAPTPPPGSPYSPVPVTQLELLAKNLASLAPPGQQALSLQGVGVNVGSLHHAQHTQHTQHTLNLAGLHHLHHEGLHQNTFSPQLSLVTGNAPTLTINSFSPNSTGNVVPTTGVLLQEYQSPTGSTATGCSIAVNGSSCPTSSTSSAMVVQGGNQVVQTAAKKREAFLSSQGQPVKLENKSTRQPCVCRNSNGKTKVVHSDAGCSRTLPVASSWNGQDANNGVNSNTNNNSLVKREPLASVPCQVAEVSTSLHATTTSVKIEPVPPKSENGIVVSNANAGGIPVGIAMARQRSQHQETSASMRNVSLSHHTSHHASYHHFQPDNLVPSLVWALSSGSSSTAMTVGGATLVHCGGGGGEERPAHLAIPSGALAPSLNAALGSSLGPNLGPSLGSGLNSTLNSSLNSTLGSTATAAATTAWPPTLWQYPASAAAAAAAAAAAAAAMPMEPVGFPQMGVGVQGGLQLVRDPSSGHLLLIHAAEQMQQAVVWPNYPNHNGGNVAPPSLLLPPPPPSLQLLSDIGGARLVLTESKRKQQSTLPIVKIEADCGTSPTTIIKNITIIYYCKKKNSRDQTMTTTTATQSKSSSTESTKALQSVTSVTGTLVPDAPLVTTLHYYPHAPALVQISQTEPTHCRSQQRNAFISKATSPVSCLTPPPEVTTIHAIEPPQMTPMVGVQDASNQTEAPEAEQEQDMPMETQVKQEQNLSPCQLQCASTATNLTTTTTTTTTNLTNLTNFEIVAATPEKMCNVVRITTTTTTVNPTVCGIVGKVDKAENTIINMADCPKYSITRECRSVTSIDRTIERVVSRQDDLEQDEEEDSRHDRSTINDDDDCYDNGRSPICRDARTGPRIIEITEENCDSFHENLEFFGTRRDRSTDRLRDRRRSYAIDNTQEQHQNREEEKKIIVEEPMIDRIAEESRGTVIHQVIAKLSPETSCCESQRKEEMYPESKVIVDSTSNNGPQSMTTTTTTTTTSSQNIPDCESCGKNRDVRPQMVVQQNPEVKPQISVKSFDMPNIDCDDQELETVVIKQEADDGSFDEQNSKFENVSTIEKPKDSMKRHSVERSHPGIENVVEKLKKNAAAAMQESSCPLQKIDESKERNVDNSRSRRHSETMPRKLENGLKKHILRSCENEKLLNEKRENIERSEIEGSSEKDSSSLAYSREYLHNDNNNDSRSNNNNIKNINDKEYVIRKRLAVACESKVKDDVSEVNASPPKKSRLDRASNADDDTVFLSATIVDNQSTKLKLAISTKQKSNVDLSGLELLSNSIEQFEHLKPEAQNCSTPDLEKSPSRGKLISPQGESNNNNVDSPLGLLCALAEQRFMEEVGDKVPRKLNLESSEEISRAGRLLLNLGRTSLEKERKRLDKRKSTDGDDENYEKSKRLKADVVYETTDDGKNSSIRYYEKCGKSRRHGARFQEDMVFRVKEKPNRSIDLAEENGIDDEETSSLAERFVRERERVQKFDKENNDLDYDRKKETLERYDQQYDRFCGNDRCYRDVSKEDALTDSETENDKTVCSTTRLEEEVDVNTQKRQESIDERNRQVKLDAKANVGKKLHTEEDGDWPNMDAMELDMRVRLADIQRQYREKQKELSRLTPKKEDKRSPGRPRKKSHSSSSEHGTLSSPPILEPAVPCQKSPSHSPDGAPPPLTSAVLAMPRCNVNLVKLGEPRSHIKLLDSIPSIPIPVPPVASPITVLPTSKIQSEDDDKSTGRMEYDTSSPAPTVASSSSASKKRKVGRPRKLMCTSGNTRHFTETIVAKKPKSKSSLVGYLLSPKNRHLQTKYIAKSGYTPLPFKTGMLSLKASSKNHKSVKAKMKPAKQTPLHNKNVISSIIAEKAKLSHEVKLDKHSNKVRPKLKAEAKVKTWEDDESTVVENISSDTMSQEILEEKNVEQPEEEEREEEVEREMERNKHDKSKKKKQKSISSSPSRHKSSDRDKKESKRRKSSDCKDCKECAKVAKAERTESIINRCKLTSAHLAIDQLRVLTAMGGLFYAGRLSAVQAPDVYAITLDGERGNRPHIHSREEILRDAIVEVCPSSTKELPPGTRLCAYWSEQYRCLYPGTSVEPTEPDPELDEKFVSVEFDDGDSGRIALDDIRLLQPDYPVVEYDPNPLLSLGKRRRQTSVSIEDKRSSINTISGTTSNSLTSTVSSTTSSHISSFDGASIERHKTDDISAKALDDYRERKRLKKRRKDKLKRQHEAQEGKKKHKRHKGCEEHRKHKHRKHRKHKHKHSHHCNHSEGSHISGESCCGQKSEDEPNKETPAKVEEEEEEEEDEEEEEEESEEMTVLEEEPEPVPEPIEVIVREEKIEKPKKSDKKGKVRERQESVESRSKMAAFLPARQLWGWAGRGYRRPGAKGRAKKQFFRAIQRGNETIQIGDSAVFLSTGRPDRPYIGRIESMWETSSSNMIVKVKWFYHPEETVGCPTNLKYPGALFESPHMDENDVQTISHKCEVLPLDEYTEKLGKEPHRYLTIYDNNDIYYLAGYYDPTTYLLSMQPGVV; translated from the exons TTTCAGAGAGCGTATTCTCTGCTGCTGTTGGCGTTGGTGTTGGTGGATACACCTGGGGTGCTCCCACGCCACCCCCTGGATCACCCTACAGCCCTGTCCCTGTGACTCAGCTTGAACTACTCGCCAAGAATTTGGCGAGTTTGGCGCCTCCTGGTCAACAGGCGTTGAGCCTTCAGGGTGTCGGTGTTAATGTTGGCAGTCTTCATCATGCGCAGCATACTCAGCATACGCAGCACACCCTCAATCTTGCTGGACTTCATCATCTGCACCATG AAGGTCTACATCAGAACACTTTCTCGCCCCAACTCTCCCTGGTGACCGGTAACGCTCCGACATTGACGATCAATAGCTTTTCACCAAATTCGACGGGTAACGTCGTGCCGACGACGGGGGTGTTGCTCCAGGAGTATCAGTCACCGACAGGCTCGACAGCCACCGGTTGTTCCATCGCAGTGAACGGTTCCTCATGTCCAACGAGTTCGACGAGTAGCGCGATGGTCGTCCAGGGTGGCAACCAGGTTGTCCAGACTGCCGCGAAGAAACGAGAAGCCTTCCTCTCGAGTCAAGGTCAACCGGTGAAACTGGAGAACAAGTCGACGAGGCAGCCCTGCGTTTGCAGGAACAGCAACG GTAAAACGAAAGTGGTTCATTCGGATGCAGGCTGTAGCAGGACGTTGCCCGTCGCATCGTCCTGGAATGGACAGGATGCGAATAATGGCGTTAATTCTAATACGAACAATAATAGCCTCGTGAAGAGAGAACCTTTGGCCTCAGTGCCATGTCAGGTTGCAGAGGTTTCGACCTCTCTTCATGCCACCACTACCTCTGTTAAGATCGAGCCGGTTCCTCCGAAATCGGAAAATG GTATAGTGGTATCGAATGCGAACGCAGGTGGAATACCAGTTGGAATTGCAATGGCAAGACAGAGATCGCAACATCAGGAAACCTCGGCGTCCATGCGGAATGTCTCCCTCAGTCATCATACGTCGCATCATGCAAGTTATCATCACTTTCAACCTGACAATCTTG TCCCATCGCTAGTTTGGGCCCTGTCGTCAGGTTCATCGAGTACAGCCATGACGGTAGGCGGCGCTACTCTCGTCCACTGTGGCGGAGGTGGTGGGGAAGAACGTCCGGCCCACCTCGCCATTCCTTCGGGTGCTTTGGCGCCCTCGTTGAACGCGGCCCTCGGTTCGAGTCTCGGCCCGAATCTCGGCCCGAGTCTTGGCTCCGGCCTGAATTCCACCTTGAATTCCAGCTTGAATTCCACTCTCGGCAGTACCGCAACGGCCGCGGCCACTACCGCGTGGCCTCCCACGCTTTGGCAGTATCCGGCCTCGGCCGCGGCCGCTGCCGCCGCTGCTGCCGCCGCAGCTGCAG CGATGCCCATGGAACCCGTAGGGTTCCCACAGATGGGTGTCGGTGTGCAGGGAGGTTTGCAGTTGGTCAGAGATCCATCCAGCGGtcatcttcttttaattcacGCAGCCG AACAAATGCAGCAGGCTGTGGTCTGGCCGAATTATCCAAATCACAATGGCGGAAACGTAGCACCCCCGTCCCTTTTGTTACCGCCGCCACCACCGTCCCTTCAACTTTTAAGCGACATAGGCGGCGCTAGATTGGTCCTTAccgaaagcaaaagaaaacaacagaGCACTTTGCCAATCGTCAAGATCGAGGCGGATTGTGGTACGAGTCCGACAACCataataa AAAACATTACGATAATCTATtattgcaagaaaaaaaattcacgagACCAGACAATGACCACAACGACTGCAACGCAATCTAAATCAT CGTCGACGGAATCGACGAAGGCATTGCAGAGCGTGACATCGGTGACGGGCACTCTAGTGCCAGATGCACCGCTCGTAACGACTCTTCATTACTACCCACATGCACCGGCTTTGGTGCAGATTAGTCAAACGGAGCCCACGCATTGTAGGTCGCAG CAGCGAAATGCATTTATTTCGAAGGCAACCTCGCCGGTATCCTGTCTGACACCACCACCAGAAGTGACGACGATCCATGCGATCGAGCCACCGCAAATGACACCGATGGTCGGCGTTCAGGATGCTTCAAATCAAACGGAAGCGCCAGAAGCCGAACAGGAACAGGATATGCCAATGGAGACTCAGGTGAAACAGGAGCAAAATCTTAGCCCGTGTCAGCTTCAATGTGCTAGTACCGCGACGAATcttacgacgactacgactactacAACGACGAATTTGACGAATCTAACGAATTTCGAGATCGTCGCGGCGACTCCAGAAAAGATGTGCAATGTCGTCAggataacaacgacaacgaccaCGGTCAATCCTACCGTATGCGGTATAGTTGGCAAGGTCGATAAAGCAGAGAATACGATCATCAACATGGCTGATTGTCCAAAATATTCTATCACAAGGGAATGCAGAAGCGTCACGTCGATCGATAGAACGATCGAACGTGTCGTAAGTCGTCAAGATGATTTGGAGCAGGACGAGGAAGAAGATTCGAGGCACGATCGTTCGACGatcaacgatgacgacgattgCTACGATAATGGCAGATCACCGATATGCAGAGACGCAAGAACTGGTCCTAGAATCATCGAAATCACCGAGGAAAACTGTGACAGTTTCCATGAGAATTTGGAGTTCTTTGGTACGCGACGGGATCGTTCAACCGATCGTCTTCGAGATCGTCGACGAAGTTATGCGATCGATAACACGCAAGAGCAACATCAAAACCgtgaggaggaaaagaagatcaTTGTAGAGGAG CCGATGATCGATCGTATCGCCGAAGAATCGAGAGGTACAGTAATACATCAAGTTATCGCCAAACTATCACCGGAAACGTCTTGTTGCGAGTCacaaaggaaagaggaaatgtACCCGGAATCAAAGGTGATCGTCGATTCGACGTCGAATAACGGGCCGCAatcaatgacgacgacgacaacgacgacgactacgtcGTCTCAGAATATACCCGATTGCGAGAGCTGCGGGAAAAATCGCGATGTCCGTCCTCAAATGGTTGTTCAACAAAATCCAGAAGTGAAGCCGCAAATCAGTGTGAAATCTTTCGATATGCCTAACATCGATTGCGACGATCAAGAATTGGAAACTGTGGTTATCAAGCAGGAAGCCGACGATGGTTCCTTCGACGaacaaaattcaaaatttgaGAATGTATCGACAATAGAGAAGCCAAAGGATTCAATGAAGAGACATTCGGTTGAACGATCTCATCCAGGTATCGAGAACGTTGTcgagaaattgaagaaaaatgcgGCCGCCGCTATGCAAGAATCTTCCTGTCCATTACAAAAGATCGATGAATCTAAAGAACGTAACGTTGATAATTCGCGTTCTAGAAGACACTCGGAAACGATGCCGAGAAAGTTGGAGAACGGTTTGAAGAAGCATATATTGAGATCctgtgaaaatgaaaaattgttgaacGAGAAACGTGAGAATATCGAACGATCCGAGATCGAAGGATCTTCGGAGAAAGATTCTAGCAGTTTAGCTTATTCGAGAGAATATTTacataacgacaataataacgacagtaggagtaacaataacaatatcaagAATATAAACGACAAGGAATACGTCATCAGGAAAAGGTTAGCAGTTGCCTGCGAGTCGAAGGTCAAGGACGATGTATCTGAGGTAAATGCGAGTCCACCGAAAAAAAGTCGTTTAGATAGAGCATCGAATGCCGATGACGACACGGTTTTCTTATCGGCCACCATTGTCGACAATCAAAGCACGAAATTGAAATTGGCCATTTCGACGAAGCAAAAATCGAACGTCGATCTCAGCGGCTTAGAATTGCTCTCGAATAGTATCGAACAGTTCGAGCATTTGAAACCGGAGGCACAGAATTGTTCGACTCCGGATCTCGAGAAATCGCCTAGCAGAGGGAAACTGATCTCTCCTCAGGGTGagagcaataataataacgtcgaTAGTCCCCTCGGTTTGCTGTGTGCTCTGGCTGAGCAGAGATTCATGGAAGAGGTTGGAGACAAAGTGCCGAGAAAGCTCAATCTCGAGAGTTCAGAAGAAATATCGAGAGCCGGTAGGCTGTTGTTAAATCTTGGAAGGACGAGTttggagaaggaaagaaagagattggataaaagaaaaagtacggATGGAGACGATGAGAATTATGAGAAATCGAAGAGACTTAAAGCCGATGTTGTATACGAGACAACAGACGATGGAAAGAATTCATCGATACGTTATTACGAGAAATGTGGTAAAAGTAGAAGACACGGAGCTAGATTTCAAGAAGACATGGTATtcagagtgaaagagaaaccAAACAGAAGTATAGATCTCGCTGAGGAAAATGGTATCGACGATGAGGAAACTTCTTCGTTGGCGGAAAGATTTGTACGAGAACGTGAACGCGTTCAAAAGTtcgataaggaaaataacgatttggattatgatagaaagaaggaaacattGGAACGTTACGATCAACAGTACGATCGATTTTGCGGAAATGATAGATGTTATCGTGATGTATCAAAGGAAGATGCCTTGACAGATTCCGAAACGGAAAACGACAAGACAGTTTGTTCTACTACGAGATTAGAGGAGGAAGTAGATGTAAATACgcaaaaaagacaagaatccATAGATGAGAGAAATAGGCAAGTAAAATTGGATGCAAAAGCGAATGTTGGTAAAAAGTTACATACGGAGGAAGATGGGGATTGGCCAAATATGGATGCAATGGAGTTGGATATGAGAGTGAGATTGGCGGATATTCAAAGACAATAcagagaaaagcaaaaggaacTATCGAGGTTGACGCCAAAGAAGGAGGACAAGAGAAGTCCAGGTAGACCGAGAAAGAAGAGCCATTCATCGAg ttCCGAACACGGtactctctcttctcctcccaTTTTGGAACCAGCAGTCCCTTGTCAAAAGTCTCCGTCTCATTCTCCTGACGGAGCTCCACCGCCATTAACGTCAGCAGTCTTGGCCATGCCAAGATGTAACGTGAATCTTGTGAAACTCGGTGAACCTCGAAGTCACATTAAACTTTTGGATAGTATACCGAGTATACCTATACCAGTACCACCGGTTGCTTCGCCTATCACGGTTTTACCAACGAGCAAGATACAATCAGAGGACGACGACAAGAGTACTGGAAGG atgGAATACGATACATCTTCGCCAGCACCAACCGTAGCAAGTTCTAGTTCAGCATCAAAGAAACGTAAAGTTGGCCGCCCCAGAAAACTTATGTGCACGTCAGGGAATACAAGACACTTTACAGAAACTATTGTTGCGAAAAAACCAAAAAGCAAAAGTTCCCTCGTGGGTTATTTGTTGTCGCCGAAAAACAGGCATCTTCAAACCAAG TACATCGCCAAGTCGGGTTATACTCCCCTACCCTTTAAAACCGGAATGTTGTCCTTAAAAGCTTCCTCCAAGAATCACAAATCAGTCAAGGCGAAGATGAAACCCGCGAAACAAACTCCGCTgcataataaaaatgtcatcAGTTCGATTATCGCGGAGAAGGCTAAACTAAGTCACGAAGTTAAGTTGGATAAACACAGTAATAAGGTAAGACCAAAACTGAAAGCCGAGGCAAAGGTAAAAACCTGGGAGGACGACGAGAGTACTGtcgttgaaaatatatcgTCGGATACCATGAGCCAGGAAATTCTTGAG gaaaaaaatgttgaacaaccagaggaggaagagagggaggaggaagtcgagagagagatggaaaggaATAAGCACGataaatcgaagaagaagaaacaaaagtcTATCTCGTCGTCCCCGAGTCGACATAAATCGAGCGATCGCGATAAGAAGGAATCTAAACGTCGAAAATCGTCCGATTGTAAAGATTGTAAGGAATGTGCGAAGGTTGCTAAAGCGGAAAGAACAGAAAGCATTATTAATAGATGTAAGCTAACGTCGGCTCACTTGGCCATTGATCAGTTAAGAGTTCTGACGGCTATGGGTGGTCTCTTTTATGCCGGAAGACTTAGCGCTGTTCAAGCTCCAGATGTTTACGCTATTACTCTTGATGGCGAACGAGGGAATAGACCTCATATTCATTCAAGGGAAGAGATTTTACGGGACGCg atcgTAGAGGTATGTCCAAGTTCAACGAAAGAATTACCACCCGGTACGAGACTTTGTGCTTATTGGAGCGAGCAATACAGATGTCTTTATCCAGGAACATCGGTCGAACCTACCGAACCAGATCCCGAACTCGATGAGAAATTTGTCAGTGTTGAATTCGATGATGGCGATAGCGGTAGAATAGCTTTGGATGACATCAGATTACTTCAGCCTGATTATCCTGTTGTTG AATACGATCCAAATCCTCTTTTATCTTTGGGCAAACGTCGTCGACAGACCTCGGTTTCgatagaagataaaagatcGTCCATAAATACTATATCTGGTACAACATCGAATAGTTTAACATCTACGGTTTCTTCCACAACTTCCTCTCACATTTCCTCTTTCGATGGAGCCTCGATAGAACGGCACAAAACGGATGATATCAGTGCAAAGGCATTGGATGATTATCGTGAACGTAAGCGTttgaagaagaggagaaaggataAATTGAAGAGACAGCACGAGGctcaagaaggaaagaagaaacataagAGGCACAAGGGTTGCGAAGAGCATAGAAAGCACAAGCATAGGAAACATAGAAAGCATAAGCATAAACATAGCCATCATTGCAATCATAGCGAAGGAAGTCATATAAG CGGGGAAAGTTGTTGTGGTCAAAAAAGTGAAGATGAACCAAATAAAGAGACTCCGGCAAAGgttgaagaggaagaggaagaggaagaagacgaggaagaggaagaagaggaaagtgAAGAAATGACTGTTTTGGAAGAAGAACCTGAACCAGTTCCCGAACCAATTGAAGTTATAGTAAGGgaggaaaagatagaaaagccgaaaaaatctgataaaaaaggaaaagtacgAGAGAGACAGGAGTCGGTGGAAAGTCGAAGTAAAATGGCTGCATTCTTGCCTGCGAGACAATTATGGGGATGGGCTGGTAGGGGTTACAGGAGACCTGGTGCAAAAGGAAGAGctaagaaacaatttttccGAGCCATTCAAAGGGGAAACGAAACTATTCAGATAGGTGATAGTGCAGTTTTCCTTTCTACTGGTAGACCAGATAGACCATACATAGGACGTATAGAGTCTATGTGGGAAACATCAAGTTCTAATATGATAGTTAAAGTTAAGTGGTTCTATCATCCTGAAGAAACAGTAGGATGTCCAACCAATCTAAAGTATCCg ggTGCTCTATTCGAATCCCCTCATATGGATGAAAATGATGTACAAACTATTTCGCACAAATGCGAAGTATTACCGTTGGACGAATATACAGAAAAACTGGGAAAAGAACCTCATAGATATCTTACCATctatgataacaacgatatctACTATTTGGCCGGATATTACGATCCGACGACGTACCTTCTATCTATGCAACCTGGGGTTGTTTGA